The following nucleotide sequence is from Neokomagataea tanensis.
TTCAAGCCTTGGCCTGCTGCCAAAGGGCTGAGGGGCAGTGCCCCCATAAGGCATGCACCAAGAAGGTCTAGGCCGGTTTCTGCCGTGGTGCCTAATAATGGGGCGTATGAGGCTGCCGCACCAAAAATGAGCACAGGGGTTGCCAAGGGTAAAACGAGTAAGGGGAGTAAGACGCCACCGCGTCTAGCTCCCAGCACAATGCAGGCTGCCATCCCGCCGACAAGAGACAGGCAGAGTGTCCCTAATGTTAGGCTGATGAGTAAAATAGGCATCTCTTGCTCGGTCACGCCGAGCATTAGCCCTAACGGTAAGCTGGCAACAATAAGTGGAAGCCCGGTTGTAAGCCAATGAGCAATCATTTTCGCTAAAGCGACCCATGGCGCGGATAGGCCTGTCAGCATTAAAAAATCGAGTGACCCGTCATCAAGCTCGGAGCCGAAGAGACGGTCCAGTGGCAGAAGGGAAGCGAGAAGTGCGCAGACCCATATAATTCCCGGTCCCATATGACGAAGCAAATCAGGCGATGGCCCAAGGGCTAGGGGGAACAAGCTGCCGCATAAGACAAAGAACAGTAGGGTAGCTAATGTGTCTGCACCAAAGCGGAAGGCCAAAAGAAGGTCGCGCCTGATGAGGGCATAAAAAGCTGTCATTCTGGAAAGTCCTCGTCAAACGCGTCGAGCAATGTTGTATCTTCTGCGATGACCGGGAGTTGGTGTGTTTGTGCCTCAGGAAGTGGCAGAGGAACATGGGTGGTTGCTACGAGTGCGCCGCCCTGCTTGCGGTGCTCCGCCATAATTGCCCCGAGCCTAGCGATGCTGGCTTGGTCAAGTCCCACGCTCGGCTCATCAAGTAGCCAAATTTTTGCGTCCGAAAGCATAATGCGGGCAAAGGCTGCACGTCGTTTTTGCCCGGAGGATAGAAGGCGTGCAGGTACGTCAGCTAAATGTGCGAGGTCTAGTGCTTGCAGCACACGAGCCAAAGGCACTGAGCTGAGTTGTGCTGAAAGAGCGAGGTTGTGACTTAAGCTTAATGCAGGTTTGAGTGCATCTTGGTGGCCTAGCCATGCGATGGGAGCATTGCGCTCAACATGGCCACGCGTTGGGCTGCGCAGGCCAGCGAGCGTGCGTAGGAGCGTTGATTTTCCTGCGCCGTTTGGACCTGTTAGGAGCATGGCTTCCCCTGAGTGGAGGGTCAGGTTCACTTGATCTAATACCAAGCGATCCCCCGGAAGACGCATAAGTTCTGCACCGTGAGGAGCGGGGTGGTGAGATTCAGCGTACCCATGCCCTTAATTGAGACTCATTATCATTATCATTTTTCAAAACCTTTGACCAGCATGTTCTGTGGCGGGGTAGGGCACTTATACACAGCTAGGACAAAGTGTCGTGCGCAATGAAGTCACTTCTGTGAAAATGGAAAAAACTCGCTTCTTTTGGGTGCCTTCGTTATGGGGGCTTGGATAATTTATGTTAGAGTAAGCCAGACACTCGCGTCACGTGCTGCACTGTTTTTGATAAGGGGCCCGAAAACTGACTGATCTCGTACTTCGGGCGAGTGACATCACCAAATCTTTTGGTGGAAGCCCGATTCTCAAAGGAATTTCGCTGGATGTGGAGCGCGGCGAACTCATTTCCATCATCGGACCTTCAGGGTGTGGGAAGTCAACGTTTCTACGTTGTTTGAATTTCTTGGAGCATCCTGATGCGGGTTCTGTTCACATTGAGAATGTGTCAGTCGCGTGTACTGGCGGGCACTGGACGCGAAACAACGAGGCCCAAGCGCATAAGCTACGCCAACATGTAGGTATGGTCTTTCAGTCGTTTAATCTTTTTCCGCACCGCACAGTGCTGGATAACGTCATGATGGCCCCTGTGCATGTAAAGCGTATGGCGCCCGATGCCGCAGAAAGCATTGCGAAAGAATTACTGGAAAAAGTTGGGTTGGCGCATGCCATGCAGCGTTTCCCCGATAGTCTTTCTGGTGGGCAAAAGCAGCGCGCGGCCATAGCGCGAGCCTTGGCGATGAAGCCTTCCGTTATGTTGTATGACGAGCCTACTTCGGCCTTGGACCCGGAATTATCAGAAGAAGTTTTGACGGTCATGCGCGCCCTTGATGA
It contains:
- the ccmB gene encoding heme exporter protein CcmB, which codes for MTAFYALIRRDLLLAFRFGADTLATLLFFVLCGSLFPLALGPSPDLLRHMGPGIIWVCALLASLLPLDRLFGSELDDGSLDFLMLTGLSAPWVALAKMIAHWLTTGLPLIVASLPLGLMLGVTEQEMPILLISLTLGTLCLSLVGGMAACIVLGARRGGVLLPLLVLPLATPVLIFGAAASYAPLLGTTAETGLDLLGACLMGALPLSPLAAGQGLKAATE
- a CDS encoding amino acid ABC transporter ATP-binding protein, giving the protein MTDLVLRASDITKSFGGSPILKGISLDVERGELISIIGPSGCGKSTFLRCLNFLEHPDAGSVHIENVSVACTGGHWTRNNEAQAHKLRQHVGMVFQSFNLFPHRTVLDNVMMAPVHVKRMAPDAAESIAKELLEKVGLAHAMQRFPDSLSGGQKQRAAIARALAMKPSVMLYDEPTSALDPELSEEVLTVMRALDEEGMTQLIVTHDMRFAQAASDRVLYFEGGEIVESGDPDLMFANPQDGRTRRFLRTLIG